Proteins found in one Lepeophtheirus salmonis chromosome 9, UVic_Lsal_1.4, whole genome shotgun sequence genomic segment:
- the LOC121124009 gene encoding pentatricopeptide repeat-containing protein 1, mitochondrial, which yields MLRSLYRGLHSRSLLFKDVQFGSLSENVLKDPVSLSEKEEDLDPTEKHAAKIADIYRPRPKDFLIKIQKCLDDQDLKTALDILEVQMKEECVKPEPEHFRLLIHSCGRRGYAKKSLELFKSYNSRGFSKSQGIYSDLFNSLYNCPYPQYALQRAHILRRSIQNINPNQILANNMIKTFGKCGDIETAFDIADASLCNVNTINHLLSACLSDKDSGFRHALVLWRRFVVNEKKRNVIPNAQSFSLLLRIAQECSIGKSEHKTDLLLEAMSVEQVQALADERKNSFPLSISNTQDKNLQLHFLQPHMDLKGVVGLSNQFNTPQDRFLAIGGMDGFLDVLNSSGIRPDVKICTQILRLLPGNSEKENKLLERMDAESIQPDIGFFNVLIKRRSYRRDFKSAREDVLNEIYKRGLEPEVRTYGILALTCSNSHLMHSLLNDLKNNGVRNDYPLRRAILCNTLHNIAYYFIRLNSEIIGALMTRPASGFHMKDMTYLLWLSRKIQLKISPQLLAKVEGFNLTFRKEILKYERGDSTYNTKIDFEIKNNFQGWKYFQEEYKTWLKSIYMENTDHEWKQYLTSAEEKDPSVLDKIQKIQK from the exons ATGTTACGATCGTTATACAGAGGTCTTCATTCGAGGTCTTTACTGTTTAAAGACGTTCAGTTTGGGAGTTTGAGTGAGAATGTACTCAAAGACCCGGTGTCATTGTCAGAGAAAGAAGAGGATCTGGACCCTACGGAGAAACATGCCGCTAAAATAGCTGACATCTACCGACCCCGTCCAAAggattttcttattaaaatccAAAAGTGTTTAGATGATCAGGATTTGAAGACTGCGCTTGATATCCTGGAGGTTCAAATGAAGGAAGAGTGTGTCAAGCCAGAGCCAGAGCATTTCAG ATTACTTATCCATTCCTGTGGTCGAAGaggatatgcaaaaaaatcccTGGAGCTATTCAAATCCTATAATAGTCGTGGATTTTCTAAATCCCAAGGGATTTATTCAGATCTCTTCAATTCTCTCTACAATTGTCCTTACCCTCAATACGCCTTACAAAGAGCTCACATCCTTAGACGCTCGATTCAAAACATTAATCCAAATCAGATATTGGCAAATAATATGATCAAAACCTTTGGGAAATGTGGGGATATAGAAACAGCCTTTGACATTGCAGATGCATCCCTATGTAATGTAAATACGATTAATCATCTTTTGAGTGCGTGTCTGTCTGATAAAGACTCTGGATTTCGTCATGCACTCGTCTTGTGGAGACGCTTCGTtgtaaatgaaaagaaaagaaacgttATTCCCAATGCTCAATCCTTTTCTTTACTTCTACGCATCGCGCAAGAGTGCTCTATAGGGAAATCGGAACATAAAACAGATCTCTTGTTAGAAGCAATGTCGGTCGAACAAGTTCAAGCTCTGGCTGATGAAAGAAAAAACTCTTTCCCACTT tcAATCTCCAATACTCAAGACAAGAACTTACAGCTCCATTTCCTTCAACCTCATATGGATCTAAAAGGAGTCGTTGGTTTGTCGAATCAATTCAATACGCCTCAGGATAGATTTCTGGCCATTGGTGGTATGGATGGCTTTTTAGATGTATTGAACTCCAGCGGAATTCGTCCTGATGTAAAAATTTGTACTCAAATTCTTAGGCTTCTTCCCGGAAATTCGGAGAAGGAAAACAAATTGTTGGAAAGGATGGATGCTGAGTCAATTCAGCCTGACATTGGGTTTTTTAATGTTCTCATTAAGCGGAGATCCTATAGACGGGATTTTAAAAGTGCTCGAGAAGAtgtattgaatgaaatatataaacgGGGACTAGAGCCAGAAGTTAGAACGTATGGAATTTTAGCATTAACTTGCTCTAATTCTCACCTTATGCATAGTCTACTAAATGACTTAAAAAACAACGGTGTTAGGAATGATTACCCATTACGGAGAGCTATATTATGCAATACT CTGCATAATATAGCTTATTATTTTATCAGGTTGAATAGTGAAATAATTGGAGCATTAATGACTCGTCCAGCTTCAGGTTTCCATATGAAAGACATGACTTATCTTCTATGGCTATCTCgaaaaatacaattgaagaTATCGCCACAACTCCTTGCAAAGGTGGAAGGATTTAATCTTACCTTTAGAAAGGAAATCCTAAAGTATGAGCGTGGAGACTCAACCTACAATACCAAGATCGATTTTGAAATCAAGAACAATTTCCAGGGTTGGAAATATTTTCAAGAGGAATATAAGACATGGttgaaaagtatttatatgGAAAATACAGATCATGAGTGGAAGCAGTATTTGACATCTGCTGAAGAAAAGGATCCATCCGTGTTGGATAagattcaaaaaatccaaaaatga
- the LOC121124011 gene encoding uncharacterized protein has product MSIIIGRHRILRSFLLKRCVRHFSATHSLYRRREEIDFDEPIKFSTSKASQPERPPWMSNPSLLPAGQPPKYQATSIYISFIALLLYFCVLRKENDLDDLIFANSLYSKVDGLEKEDLLAALNNAAAAGRDTRTIRKRLKQIEDEEAHTKTN; this is encoded by the exons ATGTCAATAATAATTGGAAGACATCGAATACTTCGTTCCTTTCT TTTGAAAAGATGTGTTCGACATTTTAGTGCAACTCATTCACTCTACAGGAGACGAGAAGAAATTGACTTTGATGAGCCCATCAAGTTTTCAACAAGCAAAGCCTCTCAACCAGAACGTCCTCCATGGATGTCAAATCCAAGTCTCCTTCCCGCAGGACAACCTCCTAAATATCAAgctacatctatttatattagcTTTATTGCTTTACTGCTATACTTTTGCGTTTTGCGGAAGGAAAACGATTTGGATGATCTTATTTTTGCGAATAGTTTGTATTCTAAAGTTGATGGACTTGAAAAGGAGGATCTTCTTGCGGCTTTAAATAATGCTGCTGCCGCTGGAAGGGACACTAGAACCATTCGTAAAAGACTCAAGCAAATTGAAGATGAGGAAGCACATACTAAAACTAATTGA